One stretch of Kluyveromyces marxianus DMKU3-1042 DNA, complete genome, chromosome 8 DNA includes these proteins:
- the PCM1 gene encoding phosphoacetylglucosamine mutase PCM1, translating into MSLQELYNKHCSQGNKYSYGTSGFRMHNSVLDTVMFSTGIVVVLRSLYLKSQYVGVMITASHNPPQDNGVKIVEPHGEMLVQDWEPIATQLANAAATSFQEFESTLHSIAKKLDIDLATDERANVVVARDSRESGPRLLAALKAGISVFANTNVVDFGLLTTPQLHFLTHILNSEEPGSSVDESQYYSYFLSKWDQLAELYHLESLPFHLTIDCANGVGAEKAQQLIQLAKPLLQKSLSTTNGQTDKPELLNESCGADFVKTNQFFPANCTPEPGQLYCSFDGDADRVVFYYCDSSAEKKFHLLDGDKIAILLAKLLAKLLQDAQLTAALSVGVVQTAYANGSSTKYIQETLQIPVSCTKTGVKHLHHEAVSKYDIGIYFEANGHGTAVFSPKFHSLVEESLATTQEKSESQIKALKSLQLFSQLINQTVGDAISDMLAVIAALCIMKLTPEQWDSWYQDLPNRLTKAIVPDRSVFVSTNAERQLVSPEGLQAKIDAIVAQYPQGRSFVRASGTEDAVRIYAEADTTENAVELSSRVAELLK; encoded by the coding sequence ATGTCACTCCAAGAACTCTACAACAAGCATTGCTCACAGGGCAACAAATACAGCTATGGGACGTCCGGCTTTAGAATGCACAATTCCGTGCTAGACACAGTTATGTTCTCCACAGGTATTGTCGTTGTGCTCAGATCCCTCTACTTAAAGTCGCAATACGTCGGTGTCATGATCACTGCATCCCATAATCCGCCACAGGATAATGGTGTCAAGATCGTGGAACCCCATGGCGAAATGCTCGTCCAGGATTGGGAGCCAATTGCTACGCAATTGGCAAATGCAGCTGCCACCAGTTTCCAAGAATTCGAATCGACTTTGCATTCGATCgccaagaagttggacATCGACTTGGCTACTGACGAGCGGGCTAACGTAGTGGTTGCCCGTGATTCCCGTGAATCTGGCCCCCGTTTGCTGGCGGCCTTGAAAGCAGGTATCTCGGTGTTTGCTAACACCAACGTTGTCGATTTCGGCCTGTTGACCACGCCGCAATTGCACTTCCTCACCCACATCTTGAACTCCGAGGAGCCAGGTAGTAGTGTCGACGAGTCCCAGTATTACTCCTACTTCCTTTCGAAGTGGGACCAACTAGCCGAATTGTACCACTTGGAGTCGTTGCCCTTCCACTTGACCATCGATTGTGCCAATGGGGTCGGTGCGGAAAAAGCGCAACAGTTGATCCAATTGGCTAAACCGCTCCTACAAAAATCACTCTCCACCACCAATGGCCAAACAGACAAGCCTGAACTGTTGAACGAGTCCTGTGGTGCCGATTTCGTCAAGACAAACCAGTTCTTCCCGGCCAATTGCACGCCAGAACCAGGCCAATTGTACTGCTCGTTCGATGGGGACGCAGACCGTGTTGTGTTCTACTACTGCGACTCCTCTGCTGAAAAAAAGTTCCACTTGCTCGACGGTGACAAGATAGCTATCCTACTAGCCAAATTGCTAGCCAAGTTGCTACAGGATGCCCAGCTAACGGCGGCGCTATCGGTGGGTGTCGTCCAAACCGCCTACGCAAACGGCTCTTCCACAAAGTACATCCAAGAAACGCTACAAATCCCAGTATCCTGCACCAAGACAGGTGTCAAGCACTTGCACCACGAGGCTGTCTCGAAGTACGACATCGGAATCTACTTCGAAGCCAACGGCCACGGTACTGCAGTCTTCTCGCCCAAATTCCACTCCTTGGTGGAAGAATCCCTAGCTACCACCCAAGAAAAGTCTGAATCCCAAATAAAGGCCCTCAAATCCCTACAATTGTTCAGTCAATTGATTAACCAGACCGTCGGTGATGCCATTTCTGACATGCTAGCCGTCATTGCCGCGTTGTGCATCATGAAATTGACCCCAGAACAATGGGACTCCTGGTACCAAGACTTGCCCAACAGATTGACCAAAGCAATCGTCCCAGACAGATCCGTGTTTGTTAGTACAAACGCAGAAAGACAATTGGTCTCTCCAGAGGGCCTACAGGCAAAGATCGACGCCATTGTGGCCCAATATCCCCAAGGTAGATCTTTTGTCAGAGCCAGTGGTACAGAGGATGCCGTTAGAATTTACGCCGAAGCAGACACAACAGAAAATGCTGTCGAATTGTCTTCTAGAGTGGCAGAATTACTAAAGTAA
- the SOM1 gene encoding Som1p, whose product MAPPTKILGHDVQQRMLERSQECALKSLTQNECAFNGHEYMCVPFKRLFQQCVMRDGRRLNIEVTDEATNGR is encoded by the coding sequence ATGGCACCGCCAACCAAGATCCTGGGCCACGACGTCCAGCAACGGATGCTCGAGCGGTCGCAGGAGTGCGCACTAAAGTCGTTGACGCAAAACGAATGCGCATTCAACGGCCACGAGTACATGTGTGTGCCGTTCAAGAGACTGTTCCAACAGTGTGTGATGCGCGACGGACGACGCCTGAACATCGAGGTGACAGACGAGGCCACGAACGGGCGGTAG
- the FUM1 gene encoding fumarase FUM1 produces MLRSSVLGRTLLNRQSVRMVSYRVETDAFGEIKVPADKYWGAQTQRSFQNFKIGGAREKMPEPIVKAFGVLKKSAAIVNENLGTLDPAVAEPIKKAADEVAQGKLMDHFPLVVFQTGSGTQSNMNANEVISNRAIELIGGELGSKQIHPNNHCNQAQSSNDTFPSVMHIAAVTEITRHLLPELVALKDALKKKSDEFQHIVKIGRTHLQDATPLTLGQEFSGYVQQVENGIIRVEQSLHHLKFLAQGGTAVGTGLNTKVGFAEKIAEQVSKETGIDFKTAPNKFEALAAHDAIVEASGALNTLAVSLFKIANDIRYLGSGPRCGYGELSLPENEPGSSIMPGKVNPTQNEALTQVCVQVMGNHAAITFAGASGQFELNVFKPVMISNLLSSIRLLGDASNSFRIHCVEGIQANEDRISKLLHESLMLVTALNPKIGYDAASKVAKNAHKKGITLKESALELGVLSSEEFDEWVIPEKMIGPKE; encoded by the coding sequence ATGTTGAGAAGCAGTGTTCTAGGTCGTACATTGTTGAACAGACAATCAGTCAGAATGGTTTCATACAGAGTTGAGACAGATGCATTTGGTGAAATCAAGGTGCCAGCAGACAAGTACTGGGGTGCTCAAACCCAACGTTCTTTCCAGAACTTCAAGATTGGTGGTGCACGTGAGAAGATGCCAGAGCCAATTGTGAAGGCATTTGgtgttttgaagaagtcaGCAGCTATTGTGAACGAGAACTTGGGTACTTTGGACCCAGCAGTTGCTGAGCCTATCAAGAAGGCAGCAGATGAGGTTGCCCAGGGTAAGTTGATGGACCATTTCCCATTGGTTGTGTTCCAGACTGGGTCTGGTACGCAGTCCAACATGAATGCGAACGAAGTCATCTCTAACAGAGCCATTGAGCTGATTGGTGGTGAGTTGGGATCGAAGCAAATCCATCCAAACAACCACTGTAACCAAGCACAGTCCAGTAATGACACTTTCCCATCTGTGATGCACATTGCAGCAGTCACTGAGATCACCAGACACTTGTTGCCTGAGTTGGTTGCTCTTAAGGAtgctttgaagaagaagtccGACGAGTTCCAACACATTGTCAAGATTGGTAGAACCCACTTGCAAGACGCTACCCCATTGACCTTGGGTCAAGAGTTCAGCGGGTACGTGCAACAAGTGGAGAACGGTATCATCCGTGTGGAACAGAGCTTGCACCACTTGAAGTTCTTGGCTCAAGGTGGTACTGCTGTTGGTACCGGTTTGAACACCAAGGTTGGTTTTGCGGAGAAGATTGCCGAGCAAGTTTCCAAGGAGACCGGCATTGACTTCAAGACTGCTCCAAACAAGTTTGAAGCGTTGGCCGCCCACGATGCGATTGTCGAGGCCTCTGGTGCTTTGAACACCTTGGCTGTTTCCTTGTTCAAGATCGCTAACGATATCAGATACTTGGGTTCTGGTCCTCGTTGTGGTTACGGTGAGTTGAGCTTGCCAGAAAACGAGCCAGGTTCCAGTATCATGCCTGGTAAGGTTAACCCAACGCAAAACGAGGCCTTGACGCAAGTGTGTGTGCAAGTCATGGGTAACCACGCTGCCATCACTTTTGCCGGTGCCTCCGGTCAATTCGAATTGAACGTCTTCAAGCCAGTGATGATCTCTAACTTGTTGAGCTCCATCAGACTATTGGGTGACGCTTCCAACTCGTTCAGAATCCACTGTGTTGAAGGTATCCAAGCCAACGAGGACAGAATCTCCAAGTTGCTACACGAGTCCTTGATGTTGGTCACTGCTTTGAACCCAAAGATTGGTTACGATGCTGCTTCCAAGGTCGCCAAGAACGCTCACAAGAAGGGTATTACTTTGAAGGAGTCTGCTTTGGAATTGGGTGTTTTGTCCAGTGAGGAATTCGACGAATGGGTCATCCCAGAAAAGATGATTGGTCCAAAGGAGTAG
- the PRB1 gene encoding proteinase B, translating into MKFETTLLSVTALSSLAAALVIPEFREDKGVEKSETSKSKSKGISGYVKSEKKKPCGHANSLGSVRDTPEQQEVAPLSVNGDISTRVPHKYIIVFKKDVSADEVDFHKELVSLEHAKALGSLSQDDPFFSATAGKTNEYGIKAHSLEGGIQDAFKIADSLSGYIGYFPEKVIDFIRRSPLVEFVEEDSMVFSNSFNTQNGAPWGLARISHREKLNLGSFNKYLYDDDAGKGVTAYVVDTGVNVDHKDFGGRAKWGKTIPQGDPDVDGNGHGTHCAGTIGSEHYGVAKNADIVAVKVLRSNGSGTMSDVVKGVEYVADAHKKASSNPAKGFKGSTANMSLGGGKSPALDLAVNAAVTAGVHFAVAAGNENQDACNTSPAAAENPITVGASTLSDERAYFSNWGKCVDIFGPGLNILSTYIGSDTATATLSGTSMATPHVVGLLTYFLSLQPTSDSEFFHAAGGITPAQLKKKIVDFSTKNVLTDIPEDTVNYLIYNGGGQDLDSFWGKSMSEEDSPAASAPSDFSLENLINSLDSKTDAIFEDVRHLLDQFNII; encoded by the coding sequence ATGAAGTTTGAGACTACATTATTGTCGGTTACGGCCTTATCTTCTTTGGCAGCCGCTTTGGTTATTCCTGAGTTTAGAGAAGACAAAGGTGTTGAAAAGAGTGAAACATCCAAGTCTAAGAGCAAGGGAATTTCTGGTTACGTCAAGAgcgagaagaagaagcctTGTGGCCATGCTAATTCGTTAGGCAGTGTTAGGGATACTCCTGAGCAACAAGAAGTTGCACCCCTATCTGTCAATGGAGACATCTCCACTAGGGTTCCACACAAGTACATAATTGTGTTCAAGAAGGATGTCAGTGCTGACGAAGTGGACTTCCACAAGGAATTGGTTTCCTTGGAACATGCAAAGGCGTTGGGTTCTCTCTCTCAAGATGACCCATTCTTCTCTGCCACTGCTGGTAAGACGAACGAATACGGTATCAAGGCCCACTCTTTGGAAGGTGGTATTCAAGATGCTTTCAAGATTGCGGACTCTTTGTCTGGTTACATTGGGTACTTCCCAGAGAAGGTCATTGACTTTATCAGAAGAAGTCCATTGGttgaatttgttgaagaggACTCGATGGTGTTCTCGAACAGTTTCAACACCCAAAACGGTGCTCCATGGGGTTTGGCCCGTATTTCTCACCGTGAGAAGTTGAACTTGGGTAGTTTCAACAAGTATCTGTACGACGACGATGCCGGTAAGGGTGTTACCGCATACGTGGTGGACACTGGTGTTAACGTTGACCACAAGGACTTTGGGGGCAGAGCCAAGTGGGGTAAGACCATTCCACAAGGCGACCCAGATGTCGATGGTAACGGTCACGGTACACACTGTGCTGGTACCATTGGTTCCGAGCACTATGGTGTTGCCAAGAATGCCGACATTGTTGCTGTCAAGGTGTTGAGATCCAACGGTTCCGGTACCATGTCCGATGTCGTTAAGGGTGTCGAATACGTTGCAGATGCGCACAAGAAGGCTTCTTCCAACCCAGCAAAGGGTTTCAAGGGTTCTACTGCCAACATGTCTCTTGGTGGTGGTAAGTCGCCAGCCTTGGACTTGGCTGTCAACGCTGCTGTTACTGCCGGTGTTCATTTCGCAGTTGCTGCCGGTAACGAGAACCAAGATGCATGTAACACTTCTCCAGCCGCTGCAGAAAACCCAATCACCGTTGGTGCCTCGACTCTAAGTGATGAGAGAGCATACTTCTCCAACTGGGGTAAGTGTGTCGACATCTTTGGTCCAGGTTTGAACATTTTGTCCACCTACATTGGTTCTGACACCGCTACTGCTACTTTGTCCGGTACCTCTATGGCTACTCCACACGTTGTTGGTTTGTTGACATACTTCTTGTCGTTGCAACCAACCTCGGATAGTGAATTTTTCCATGCCGCTGGCGGTATTACTCCTgctcaattgaagaagaagattgtCGACTTCTCCACTAAGAACGTATTGACCGATATCCCAGAAGACACTGTGAACTACTTGATCTACAACGGTGGTGGACAAGACCTAGACAGTTTCTGGGGCAAGAGCATGTCCGAGGAGGATTCCCCCGCCGCCTCGGCACCATCAGACTTTAGTTTGGAGAACTTGATCAACTCCTTGGACTCCAAGACTGACGCCATCTTTGAAGACGTGAGACACCTCTTGGACCAATTTAACATCatttag